One Oncorhynchus kisutch isolate 150728-3 linkage group LG13, Okis_V2, whole genome shotgun sequence DNA window includes the following coding sequences:
- the si:ch211-262h13.5 gene encoding alpha-2-HS-glycoprotein: MGKCTWIFLLTHILRAWGQMIELSPTPCNDKAVEKLSKLALTYINEDRTEGYKFALNRISNVHLHAQGPAGNVYYLRLDVLETKCHVRSPKPWKRCDVRAFMETQISGNCNTTILHTATGYSYLYSYDCTTDPPEKLQQICPACPLLLPIDSPRAVHAAGLTLYKFNTQSTLPSSLALQNLTRASVQSGPVPATFVEYTVQECREGYVGMCVPTDNSGDPAGFCKGAVYGPIGQPDVDVSCEIFHPQGIDVFHDLTPPRPPTMPEVPIFVPNVPIIIPSYPTAPPPLLEEPQPQPFDPSILVDPTRIFPNPPIPNPNPNPPIPNPNPPIPSPNPSSSSESLESQETPVSPGVPHSSSEELGAGVARPPFNFRYRPLRRRRQALVTAKPPHTPVFLAEFPSSPSPFRSCPGPSRYTTV; this comes from the exons ATGGGAAAATGTACCTGGATTTTCCTGTTAACTCATATTTTGCGTGCCTGGGGACAGATGATAGAGCTATCGCCCACACCTTGCAATGACAAAGCTGTGGAGAAGCTTTCCAAATTGGCCCTCACCTACATCAATGAAGACCGAACCGAGGGGTATAAATTTGCCCTCAATAGAATATCCAACGTTCATCTTCACGCTCAG GGTCCAGCTGGAAACGTCTACTACCTCCGTCTAGATGTGTTGGAGACCAAGTGTCATGTGAGAAGCCCTAAACCCTGGAAACGATGTGACGTCAGAGCCTTCATGGAAACC CAAATCTCTGGGAACTGCAACACCACCATTCTCCACACAGCCACAGGATACTCCTACCTGTACAGCTATGACTGCACAACTG ACCCTCCAGAGAAGCTGCAGCAGATATGTCCAGCCTGCCCCTTGCTGCTGCCCATAGACAGCCCCAGGGCGGTGCACGCTGCTGGTCTGACCCTCTACAAGTTCAACACGCAGAGCACCCTGCCCTCCAGCCTGGCCCTGCAGAACCTTACCAGGGCCTCCGTACAG AGTGGGCCCGTGCCTGCTACCTTTGTGGAGTACACCGTGCAGGAGTGTCGCGAGGGCTATGTGGGCATGTGTGTGCCAACAGACAACAGCGGAGAC CCAGCTGGGTTTTGTAAGGGGGCGGTGTATGGACCTATCGGCCAACCAGACGTGGATGTCTCTTGTGAAATATTCCATCCACAG GGCATTGATGTTTTCCATGACCTGACCCCTCCTCGACCCCCAACGATGCCTGAAGTCCCCATCTTTGTTCCCAATGTCCCCATTATCATCCCCTCCTACCCCACAGCACCCCCTCCTCTTCTGGAGGAGCCCCAACCACAACCCTTTGACCCCAGTATCCTTGTTGACCCTACACGCATCTTTCCCAACCCCCCtatccccaaccccaaccccaacccccctatccccaaccccaacccccctATCCCCAGCCCCAACCCTTCGTCTTCCAGCGAGTCTTTGGAGTCTCAGGAGACTCCAGTCTCTCCAGGAGTTCCACACTCTTCCTCCGAGGAGCTGGGTGCAGGTGTGGCTCGACCGCCCTTCAACTTCCGCTACCGGCCCCTGCGCAGACGGAGGCAGGCCCTGGTGACAGCCAAGCCCCCTCACACCCCTGTCTTTCTGGCTGAGTTCCCCAGCTCACCCTCTCCCTTCCGCTCCTGCCCTGGTCCTTCTCGCTACACCACTGTGTGA
- the ahsg1 gene encoding alpha-2-HS-glycoprotein 1, with product MRGLVILSVLTVWALNCASVPTRDTSGRHWSCDEKEKEPGARLAMLSINNKHFHGYKFQLSNITFSTVEKGQSDCKLHLELDLQETTCHIINPKSFEECDIRQDYETQVNAHCNVTLSITEGIAEVSKHSCNTEPVSAEKMVRMCPDCPILLPLHSPEGLESVKAGLRQFNMDHNYTSYFKLMEVGRIKSGYMMMTGMNYYAELAIVETDCNAKSRIDRHACKPLCPDEARHGLCKSTLLGNGQVDVNCEIYEALNASSPRTPGRECGHPPHHIHPGIKHHLPPWVHKPGKPGPLPGFPGRPGGPPPGDQGPPPGPHNPPPGPHGEFPFPHCHGFVKIPPSIHPLCPFPPPHHPHPHPRPHGHGPPPGHSLPPHPTHVLGEAPPPHVKA from the exons ATGAGGGGACTGGTTATTCTCTCTGTCCTGACAGTGTGGGCACTGAACTGTGCCAGTGTGCCAACGCGGGACACCAGTGGACGCCACTGGAGCTGCGATGAGAAGGAAAAAGAGCCAGGGGCGAGGTTGGCCATGCTCAGCATCAACAACAAACATTTCCATGGGTACAAGTTCCAGCTCAGTAACATCACCTTcagcacagtggagaag gGTCAATCTGACTGTAAATTGCACCTGGAACTAGACCTCCAGGAAACAACCTGTCACATCATCAACCCAAAATCTTTTGAAGAGTGTGACATCCGTCAAGATTATGAAACG CAAGTGAATGCCCACTGCAATGTGACCCTGAGCATCACAGAAGGCATTGCAGAGGTCTCTAAACACTCCTGCAACACTGAACCAG ttTCTGCTGAGAAGATGGTCAGAATGTGTCCGGACTGCCCCATCCTGCTGCCCCTTCACAGCCCCGAGGGCCTAGAGAGTGTGAAGGCAGGCCTCAGGCAGTTCAACATGGACCACAACTACACCTCCTACTTCAAACTGATGGAAGTGGGGAGGATAAAATCTGGG TACATGAtgatgactggaatgaactactaCGCTGAGTTGGCCATCGTGGAGACTGATTGTAATGCCAAGAGCAGGATAGATAGACATGCCTGCAAGCCACTGTGCCCCGATGAAGCT cgccATGGGCTCTGTAAATCCACACTGCTGGGGAATGGCCAGGTGGATGTCAACTGTGAGATCTATGAAGCTCTT AACGCCAGTTCTCCCCGTACCCCTGGAAGGGAGTGTGGACACCCACCACACCACATCCATCCTGGCATCAAACATCACCTCCCTCCCTGGGTACACAAGCCAGGAAAACCAGGCCCACTACCAGGCTTCCCAGGACGCCCTGGTGGCCCACCTCCAGGCGACCAAGGTCCACCCCCTGGTCCCCATAACCCCCCCCCTGGTCCCCATGGGGAGTTCCCCTTCCCCCACTGTCACGGCTTCGTGAAAATCCCCCCCTCTATCCACCCTCTTTGCCCCTTCCCACCCCCTCATCACCCCCACCCACACCCTCGTCCCCATGGCCACGGGCCACCCCCAGGGCACTCTCTACCACCCCATCCGACACACGTTCTGGGCGAGGCTCCTCCCCCACATGTCAAGGCATAA